A genomic region of Catalinimonas niigatensis contains the following coding sequences:
- a CDS encoding toxin-antitoxin system YwqK family antitoxin, whose product MLTSSLLAQEQKEYYENGQLKATGNLTQEQKSGTWTYYYPDGKLNAIENYHQNQLHGDVRYFDFEGQLEAIENWNQGQQEDSAYYYYLNGQLEKKGVFKEGLYQGEWLFFYEDGTPKRVGNYKEGLPAGEWLFYHMNGELQQEGGFEEGVEHGEWKFYDKKGRLEYIGQYTLGERTGDWYYVDKKGRKEKVKVEE is encoded by the coding sequence ATGTTAACCAGTTCTCTACTTGCACAAGAACAAAAAGAATATTATGAGAATGGTCAGCTCAAGGCTACAGGAAATTTAACCCAGGAACAAAAGAGCGGGACATGGACTTATTATTATCCTGATGGCAAGCTAAACGCTATCGAAAATTATCATCAGAATCAACTGCATGGAGATGTTCGCTATTTTGATTTTGAAGGTCAACTGGAAGCGATAGAAAACTGGAATCAGGGACAGCAGGAAGATAGCGCTTATTATTATTATCTGAATGGACAGTTGGAGAAGAAGGGTGTTTTTAAAGAGGGGCTTTATCAGGGAGAATGGCTTTTTTTTTATGAGGATGGTACGCCTAAACGAGTGGGCAATTACAAAGAGGGACTACCTGCTGGTGAGTGGCTATTCTATCATATGAATGGTGAACTACAACAGGAAGGTGGTTTTGAAGAAGGAGTAGAACATGGCGAATGGAAATTCTATGACAAAAAAGGCCGCTTGGAATATATAGGCCAATACACATTAGGTGAGCGCACCGGCGATTGGTATTATGTGGACAAAAAGGGTCGGAAAGAAAAGGTAAAGGTAGAAGAATGA
- a CDS encoding sodium/sugar symporter, which yields MGFSGLDFGVFIGYCLFIVGLGLWVSRDKKGHEKNSQDYFLASRSLPWWAVGASLIASNISAEQFIGMSGSGYALGLAISTYEWMAAATLLVVGKFFLPIYIKKGIYTMPQFLADRYNDTVRTFMAIFWLLVYVFVNLTSVIYLGALSIETVLGVDLVYAIIGLALFSLLYSIYGGLMAVAWTDVVQVIFLVLGGLVTTYLALDIVGDGSIFGGLARLRDEAPDHFHMILEEGFMITNGQGGTVDAYQMLPGISVLIGGMWIVNLSYWGFNQYITQRALAAKNLDHAQRGVVFAAVLKLLIPLIVVIPGIAAFVIVQNEELGGSFSQIMTDPDSGFIVPDRAYPSLLSLLPNGMKGVAFAALTAAIVSSLASMANSTSTIFTMDIYRNYINKGASEKALVRMGRIVVVVSFIIACLVAPALQGLGQVFQYIQEYTGYVSPGVFVIFVFGVFWKKTTPGAALTAAVLTIPLSAALAFLFPELPFIDRMGVVFLILATLMVVISLAQSGKDQPNSIEISPSLFKTSKKFNVGALLIIGILAALYIVYW from the coding sequence ATGGGATTTTCCGGATTAGACTTTGGAGTGTTTATAGGATACTGTCTTTTTATTGTAGGACTAGGGTTATGGGTATCACGCGATAAAAAAGGACATGAAAAAAACTCACAAGATTATTTTCTAGCCAGCCGCTCTCTTCCCTGGTGGGCAGTAGGAGCCTCATTGATTGCTTCTAACATATCAGCGGAGCAGTTTATCGGGATGTCGGGTTCTGGCTACGCCTTAGGTTTAGCTATTTCTACTTACGAGTGGATGGCCGCGGCTACACTTTTGGTGGTAGGTAAATTTTTTCTACCGATTTATATCAAAAAGGGTATTTATACGATGCCCCAGTTCCTGGCCGATCGCTACAACGATACAGTGCGTACATTTATGGCCATCTTCTGGCTACTCGTCTATGTATTTGTCAACCTCACCTCTGTAATTTATCTGGGCGCACTAAGTATAGAAACCGTGCTGGGGGTTGATCTGGTGTACGCCATCATTGGTCTTGCCTTATTTTCTCTTCTTTACTCAATTTACGGTGGATTGATGGCAGTAGCTTGGACAGATGTAGTACAGGTCATATTCCTGGTATTGGGGGGCTTAGTCACAACCTATCTGGCCCTGGATATTGTAGGCGATGGCAGCATATTTGGAGGACTAGCCCGCTTGCGGGATGAAGCTCCTGATCACTTTCACATGATTTTAGAAGAAGGATTTATGATTACCAATGGACAGGGCGGTACTGTTGATGCCTACCAGATGCTGCCCGGCATAAGCGTATTGATCGGAGGAATGTGGATTGTGAATTTAAGCTACTGGGGGTTTAACCAGTATATTACGCAAAGGGCACTGGCAGCAAAAAATCTGGACCATGCACAGAGGGGCGTTGTATTTGCAGCAGTACTTAAGCTGTTGATTCCTCTTATCGTGGTGATTCCGGGCATTGCAGCCTTCGTGATTGTACAGAATGAAGAACTGGGCGGTTCTTTTTCCCAGATCATGACCGATCCCGACTCAGGCTTCATTGTTCCGGACCGAGCCTATCCCTCTCTGCTTAGCCTGCTGCCCAATGGTATGAAAGGAGTGGCTTTTGCAGCACTTACTGCGGCCATTGTATCTTCATTGGCCTCTATGGCCAACAGCACATCCACTATTTTTACCATGGATATCTACCGTAATTACATCAACAAAGGTGCTTCGGAGAAAGCTCTGGTACGCATGGGACGTATCGTGGTAGTGGTTTCGTTCATCATTGCGTGTTTGGTGGCGCCTGCATTGCAGGGTTTGGGCCAGGTGTTTCAGTACATTCAGGAATATACTGGCTACGTGTCTCCCGGTGTGTTCGTTATCTTTGTTTTTGGCGTATTCTGGAAGAAAACCACGCCTGGTGCAGCCCTTACTGCCGCTGTCCTTACTATTCCTTTGTCTGCGGCTTTGGCCTTCTTGTTTCCCGAGCTTCCTTTTATTGATAGAATGGGAGTAGTTTTCCTGATACTGGCCACCTTGATGGTAGTGATAAGCCTGGCCCAATCCGGTAAGGACCAGCCAAATTCTATAGAAATTTCCCCCAGTCTGTTCAAGACCAGTAAGAAGTTTAATGTTGGGGCTTTGTTAATTATCGGTATTTTGGCAGCTTTATATATTGTTTATTGGTAA
- a CDS encoding UbiA family prenyltransferase has translation MLTKSTLLHLRVPFSFFLLPIFLFALSIDLPESWLRTSLVFFILHFLLYPASNGYNSYFDKDEGSIGGLEKPPPVDKELYWVALLLDSLAIILGLLINWQFAVMLFIYGLVSKAYSHPATRLKKYAIGSWLVAGFFQGCFTWLMAYMGIHDLSVLNVLERPLLLPAFLSSLMLWGSYPMTQVYQHQEDAQRGDITLSYKLGILGTFHFTSLVFAFSAVGYFLYYQHFFSSWHGIVYIAFLLPILFYFFYWYWQVRRNETKVDFKSTMRLNMISGLSLNLFFILLLFWRP, from the coding sequence ATGCTTACCAAATCTACCCTGCTTCACTTGCGGGTTCCTTTTTCATTTTTTCTTTTGCCCATTTTCCTTTTTGCTCTCAGTATTGATCTACCCGAAAGCTGGCTTCGTACTAGTTTGGTCTTTTTTATCCTGCACTTTTTATTGTATCCCGCCAGTAATGGTTACAATAGTTACTTTGATAAAGATGAAGGTAGTATTGGAGGGCTGGAGAAGCCCCCTCCTGTAGATAAAGAGTTATATTGGGTAGCCTTACTGCTGGATAGCCTCGCCATCATACTAGGTTTGCTTATCAACTGGCAGTTTGCTGTGATGCTATTCATCTACGGTTTAGTAAGCAAAGCATACAGTCACCCCGCTACTAGACTCAAGAAATATGCGATTGGCAGCTGGTTGGTCGCAGGTTTTTTTCAGGGATGCTTCACTTGGCTGATGGCCTATATGGGAATACATGATTTGAGTGTACTTAATGTTTTGGAGCGTCCTCTTTTATTACCAGCGTTTTTAAGCAGCCTAATGCTTTGGGGGTCATATCCAATGACCCAAGTCTACCAGCACCAGGAAGATGCGCAAAGAGGAGACATTACCTTAAGCTATAAGTTGGGTATATTGGGTACTTTTCATTTTACCAGCTTAGTATTTGCTTTTTCAGCAGTGGGTTATTTTCTGTACTACCAGCATTTTTTTAGCTCCTGGCATGGCATAGTCTATATAGCCTTTTTACTGCCCATACTGTTTTATTTCTTTTATTGGTACTGGCAGGTTCGCCGGAATGAGACAAAGGTAGACTTTAAATCCACTATGCGACTCAATATGATTTCAGGTTTGAGCCTGAATCTGTTTTTTATATTACTGCTTTTCTGGCGGCCATAG